The Haloarchaeobius litoreus DNA window TGCCACCCTACGGCAGGACGACGGCCCGATACCGAACCTCGCCGGAGTCCATCGCCCGGTAGGCTGCCTCCGCGTCGGCGAGGTCGAACGTCTCGACGGTGGTCTCGATACCGCGACGCGCGCCGAAGGCGACGGTGTCCTCGGCGTCGCTCGGGGTGCCCGACGCCCAGCCCGAGAAGCTGCCCCGCGTGGACGTGAGGCTCCCGACCTCGACGGGGACTGGTTCGTCGGGGATACCGACGGTGAGGACCTCGCCGTTCGGACCGAGGCCGTCGATGGCGGCGGCGATGGCGTCGCTCGCGGGGGCGGTGGCGAACACGAGGTCCGCGCCGCCGAGTTCGGTGAGGGCCTCGGCCGGGTCCTGCGCTTCGCTGTCGACGAAGTGCGCCGCGCCGAGTTCCAGGGCCGTCTCGCGCTTCTCGCTTCCCCGGGAGACCGCGACCGTCTCGAAGCCGGCCTCGTGGGCGTACTGGAGCGCGAGGTGGCCGAGCCCGCCGATACCGACGACGGCGACGAGGTCGCCCGGGCGCACGTCGGCGTTCCGGAGCGCGTTGAACGATGTCAACCCGGCACAGAGCAGCGGCGCGGTCGTCGCGGCGTCGGGCCCCTCGGGGATGGTGGCCAGCGCCGAGGCGCTGGCGGTTGCGTACTCGGCGTAGCCGCCGTCGCGGTGCATCCCTGTGACGGGCTTGTTCTCGCAGAGGACGAACTCGCCGTCGCGGCAGGGCCCGCAGGTGAAGCAGTGGCCGCCGTGCCAGCCGACGCCGACGCGGTCGCGCTCGTCCCAGTCGGTGACGCGCTCACCGACGGCGTCGATGTAGCCGACGAACTCGTGACCCGGGACCCGCGGATAGTCGACGTGGGCTGTCCCGCCCTCGCAGACGTGGCCGTCGCCGCGACAGACGCCGCAGGCCGCGACCGCGATGCGGACCTCGTCCGCGTCGGGCGCTGGAACTGGGCGCTCGACGAGTTCGAACTCGCCGGCCTCGGTCACCTGCATCGCGCGCATCGTCTCGTCGCCGTCGGCAGTCGACGTGTCACTGGTCATCGACGACACGTTACGGTCGCAGCTACGTCAGTGATTCCGGACACGAACTTACGTAACGAAACCGATAGCTCAGTCGTCGACGATGATCTCCCGTTCCCCGTGGATGGCACCCTCCCGGTCGCGGAGCCGGCCGCCGCCGCGCCCGTTCAGCACGGCGAGCGCCTCGCTGACGATGCTGAGGGCGATCTGGACCGGCTCGCCGCCGCCGACGTCGAGGCCGACCGGGGTGGCGACCCGGGCGAGCTGTTCGTCGGTGAACTCGACGCCGTCGGCGGCGAGCTCCTCGCGGATCTGTTCGAAGCGCTCTCTGGGGCCCATCAGGCCGACGTAGGGCGCGTCGGTCTCCAGCACCGAGGCGAGCGCGAGCTCGTCGTCGAGCTTGTTGTGGCTCATCAGCACCACCGCCGTCCGCTCGTCGACGTGCTCGTCGAGGTCCGCAGGCCGCAGCGACACCACCTCGTCTGCGGCGGGGAACCGCTCCGGGTCGGCGTGGCCGCCGCGGGCGGTCGCCACGGTCACCGCGAAGCCGACGTGTCGGGCGAGGGACGAGACCGGCCCGGTGTCGGGCTGGCCGCCGAAGACGAGCATCTCCGGTGCCGGCTCGACGCCGTCGACGAACACCGTCACGTCGCCCTCGTCGGTCGTGACGGTGCGGGCGATCCAGGTGCCCGTCTCGGCGCAGTCGACCGCCTCGTCGCGGATCGCCTCGACGACCGCGTCGGGCAGGCCCGTCCGGTCCGACGGCGCGGTGACCGAGCCGTCGGTGCGGACGACGGCGCGCGCGCCGAGCGGTGCGTCGCCGTCCACGGCGGTGACCGTCGCGACGCTCTCGCCCGCGTCGAGCGCGGCGAGTACCGGGTCCCACGAGTCGTCGACCGGTTCGACGAGCACGTCGATGACGCCGTTGCAGCCCAGCCCCAGCCCCCATTCGTCGTCGTCCATCAGGTCGAACGTCTCGATGACCGGTTCGCCGGACTCGAACACGCGGCCCGCGAGGTCGACGACCGGCCCCTCCAGACAGCCGGCGGTGATGCCGCCGAGGTGGTCGCCCTCGGGTGTCAGTACCATCTTCGCCCCCGGCCGGCGGTACGCCGAGCCCTCGACGCCGACCACCGTCGCCACCGCGCCCGGCTCGCCCGATTCGCGGAGCGACGACAGCCGCCGCTGGACGTCGAGTGCCGTCGCACTCCAGGGGTCCGCCGTGGTGTCGTGCATGGTATCGACTAGCAGTCGAGGCGGTTTAGCCGTTTTCCCACGGAACCGCTGTCACACGGCAGGACAACCCGACGTTTCAAATCCCACACCGCCCAACCCTCTCCTGATGGAGAAGACGCCGACGGGGACCTCCGTGGGGGTGGACGACCCGTACGAGCACGCCACCCTCTGTGACCACCTCACGGGCGAGGGCACCTGCCGGTACGCCTTCGAGCACCCGCAGCACGACCCGGAGTTCGCCCGGGAGCGTCGCGCGGACGAGTTCGCGTGTCCGGTCGTGAACGACGACGCGGGGCCGGACTGGGACTGGGGCGACTGTCCGCACTTCCGGGCCACGGCGACGAACCGGGAGTGCGCGCGCTGCGGACTGGAGGCCAAACCGATGCAGTTGGACCCGGACGAGCGGCCGCTCCTGGAGGAGCACCACCTCTCGTACGCCGACGTGGGCCGGGAGGTGAGCCACGAGATCACGGTGTACCTCTGCCGGTGGTGTCACGCGAAGGTGCACAACTCGTGGGCGCGGGTGACCGACGACGTGAACCCGGACCCGGAGGCAATCGCCGCACGGGAGGAGCGCCGGAGCAGAGAGCAGCGCGAGCTGTCGTTCGACACGGCGCGGGAGCGGCGGTCGGGGGACGACGAGCACTGAGATGGACCGGCGCACGACCCCGCGGCTGGTGCTGCTGGCGGCGGTCGTCGTCGGCTGCATCATGCTCGGGTCGCTCGCGCTGAAGCGCCCCGGCGACCTCGGCCTCGACCTCGCGGTGTACCGGTCCGCCGCCGACGCGTGGCTCTCCGGCGGGGCGCTCTACGAGGTCTCGCCGGCCCGCGCACCCGAGTTCACGTTCCTCTACCCGCCGGTGGCAGTCCTGCTCTTCGTCCCGTTCGCGGTCGTGCCCGGGTCGATCGCGCTCGTGGCCTTCTCGGCGCTGAACGTCGCTGCAGGGCTCACGCTGGCGTGGATAATCGTCCGTTATCTGCGCGAGTCTGGCGTCGGCCTCTCCCGCGTCGACGTGGCGCTGCTGGGGGCGGCCTGCACGGTGTCGGGCTACCGGAGCGCGTCGATCTACTTCTCACAGGTGAACGTGTTCCTCGCGCTGGCGCTGGCGGTCGGGTTCGTCGCGCTGGAGCGCGAGCGGGTGGCGCTGGCGGGCACCGCGCTGGCGCTTCCGGCGTTCCTGAAGCTGTTCCCGGTGGTCGTCGGCGCGTGGCTGCTCCGGCGGCGGGCGTGGCGGGCTGTCGGTGCGGCGGTCGCCGTCGGGCTCGGCCTGCACCTGCTCGGGGCGGTGCTGTTCGGGCCGGAGCTCGTGACGACCTACGTCGAGGTCGCCGTGACCGAGCGGACGGGCGTCGATGCGTTCGCGGGCGGGCTCGCAGCGACGGAGACGTACCTCACGCTCCACCGGGCGGGTTCGCACCTCGTCGGCGGGGGGAGCGTGGCGCGATACGGGTTCGCCGCCGCGGTGCTGCTCCCGGCGCTCGCGGTCTGCTACCGGGACGTTTCGACGCCGGACCGGCGGCTCACGGCGTGGTTCGCGACGCTCGTCGCGATGCTGCTCGGCTTCCCGTCGTATCAGGTGTACATCGGGCTCCTCCTGTTCCCGCTGTTGGCGCTGCTGTACCTGTTCCCGGCGGGCCGTGCCCGGCAGGTGTTCCTCGTCGGCGCGGCGCTGTCGACGACGGTGTACGCCGGTGGGGAGTTCGTCGCGGCGGCGGCGGCCGTGCCGGCCGTCGGGGGACTGCTCGCCGGGGTGCTCCGACCGGTGCTGACGCTCGCTGCGCCGGCGACGTACGGGCTGCTCTGCTGTCACGCGGCCTGCGTGACGTTCCACCTGCCGGCTGTCGACGACGGGCTAGCTGGGTGAGGACAGCAAACGCTCGTTGGGACGGGATCGACGAACGGAGGAGACCAGTTTAGTGGACCAGCGGCGGGTCCGCGGTGTCGTCTCCGGTGCGCGCCTCGATGACGGTCTCGATGCCGGCGAGCAGGCGGTGGATGGCGACTTCGTGATCTCGTTTGTTCCGGTTGCACGCGTTCGGGCCGACGCCGAGGGCGTCGTAGGCGGCGAACGCGTCGGGTGGAACCGACTCCCCCGTCTCTAGATTCCGCCGCACCAGGCTCAACAGCTGGTGTACGTGGAGGAGCTCTTGTTTACGCATCGCGACACGTTGTAGCCCTCCGGTCCGTGTAAAAGTGTGGCATTGTTCGATGTCGGTATCCCTGGATTGTAAGGGGCATGCTGTTCGTGAAGGGTCAGATGATGTCGCCGATGCGTCGCGGCTCGCCCTGCAGGTCGGGGCTCTCCTCGACCATCTGGAGCACCTCGTGGTCCGTCACGTCGCGGTAGTCCTTCTCTATGGCCTCCTCGATGAGCGCGCGCTCGAGTCGGAACTCGGTGCCTTCGTACACCACGTCGCAGCCGTCGTCGTCGAACGAGAGGGTTGTCATGTTCGGACGGTGGTGACGCGCAGTTAAAAACCCACAGAAGCGCGTCTGACGGGCGTCAGACGCGGACACGGGGTTTAAGATGACGTAGAGCCGATAGCGCTGTGTGTCGCTGAGTACGGACCCACTCGACGAACTCTCCATTCCCGACGGGACGACGGTGGAAGAGCACGACCTCGTGACCGACGGTGACGTGCTCATGGGCGGTCGCTCGACCGTCGAGTTCGGCATCCGGGGACGGAACGTCCTCGCGGGCGAGGGGGTCCGCATCGGCGGTGGCGTCGAAGCAGAGGCGGACTGCCGCCTCGACATGTGGTCCGACGTGGCCGGGAACGTCCTCGTCGGCCGCGACGCGTTCATCGGCGAGCGGACCCACATCGGCGGCCAGCTCATGGTCTCGGGCGACCTCGACGTCGGCGACGACGTGGACATCGAGGACGGCTTCGAGGCCAACGGCTGGATCGTCATCCGGAACCCGATGCCGACCATCGTCTTCCTGTTCGTCTACCTCAAGCAGCTGATGCTGCTCGGGGAGGAGGAGGCCGCACAGAATCTCGTGAACGAACTGTCCGACGAGGAGGACCCCGACGAGCCGCCGCTCATCGTCCCGCGCGGCGCGACGGTGAGCGACGACGCCTGGCGCGTCTCCACGCCGGCGTCCATCGGCGACGAGTGCCGGCTCCACGGCAACATCCGCGCCGAGTCCATCGCGGTCGGCGAGGACTGCAACATCTTCGGCAGTCTGCGCGCGAAGCACGACATCTACATCGGCGAGGGCACCCGCGTCCACGGCGACGTGACCACCCGCAAGGGCGAGGTCCGCATCGCCCCCGGCGCGCTCGTCCTCGGCGACGTCTCCTGCTCGGACCTGGAGCTCTCGAAGGGCGCGGAGGTCGACGGGACGATGCGCGCCCGCGGCAACATCACGATGCAGGGCATCGCGCGGC harbors:
- a CDS encoding alcohol dehydrogenase catalytic domain-containing protein produces the protein MRAMQVTEAGEFELVERPVPAPDADEVRIAVAACGVCRGDGHVCEGGTAHVDYPRVPGHEFVGYIDAVGERVTDWDERDRVGVGWHGGHCFTCGPCRDGEFVLCENKPVTGMHRDGGYAEYATASASALATIPEGPDAATTAPLLCAGLTSFNALRNADVRPGDLVAVVGIGGLGHLALQYAHEAGFETVAVSRGSEKRETALELGAAHFVDSEAQDPAEALTELGGADLVFATAPASDAIAAAIDGLGPNGEVLTVGIPDEPVPVEVGSLTSTRGSFSGWASGTPSDAEDTVAFGARRGIETTVETFDLADAEAAYRAMDSGEVRYRAVVLP
- a CDS encoding polymer-forming cytoskeletal protein — its product is MSLSTDPLDELSIPDGTTVEEHDLVTDGDVLMGGRSTVEFGIRGRNVLAGEGVRIGGGVEAEADCRLDMWSDVAGNVLVGRDAFIGERTHIGGQLMVSGDLDVGDDVDIEDGFEANGWIVIRNPMPTIVFLFVYLKQLMLLGEEEAAQNLVNELSDEEDPDEPPLIVPRGATVSDDAWRVSTPASIGDECRLHGNIRAESIAVGEDCNIFGSLRAKHDIYIGEGTRVHGDVTTRKGEVRIAPGALVLGDVSCSDLELSKGAEVDGTMRARGNITMQGIARRDVE
- a CDS encoding glycosyltransferase family 87 protein; protein product: MDRRTTPRLVLLAAVVVGCIMLGSLALKRPGDLGLDLAVYRSAADAWLSGGALYEVSPARAPEFTFLYPPVAVLLFVPFAVVPGSIALVAFSALNVAAGLTLAWIIVRYLRESGVGLSRVDVALLGAACTVSGYRSASIYFSQVNVFLALALAVGFVALERERVALAGTALALPAFLKLFPVVVGAWLLRRRAWRAVGAAVAVGLGLHLLGAVLFGPELVTTYVEVAVTERTGVDAFAGGLAATETYLTLHRAGSHLVGGGSVARYGFAAAVLLPALAVCYRDVSTPDRRLTAWFATLVAMLLGFPSYQVYIGLLLFPLLALLYLFPAGRARQVFLVGAALSTTVYAGGEFVAAAAAVPAVGGLLAGVLRPVLTLAAPATYGLLCCHAACVTFHLPAVDDGLAG
- a CDS encoding UPF0058 family protein, with protein sequence MRKQELLHVHQLLSLVRRNLETGESVPPDAFAAYDALGVGPNACNRNKRDHEVAIHRLLAGIETVIEARTGDDTADPPLVH
- a CDS encoding DUF5800 family protein, translating into MTTLSFDDDGCDVVYEGTEFRLERALIEEAIEKDYRDVTDHEVLQMVEESPDLQGEPRRIGDII
- a CDS encoding DUF7097 family protein, which encodes MEKTPTGTSVGVDDPYEHATLCDHLTGEGTCRYAFEHPQHDPEFARERRADEFACPVVNDDAGPDWDWGDCPHFRATATNRECARCGLEAKPMQLDPDERPLLEEHHLSYADVGREVSHEITVYLCRWCHAKVHNSWARVTDDVNPDPEAIAAREERRSREQRELSFDTARERRSGDDEH
- a CDS encoding XdhC family protein; the protein is MHDTTADPWSATALDVQRRLSSLRESGEPGAVATVVGVEGSAYRRPGAKMVLTPEGDHLGGITAGCLEGPVVDLAGRVFESGEPVIETFDLMDDDEWGLGLGCNGVIDVLVEPVDDSWDPVLAALDAGESVATVTAVDGDAPLGARAVVRTDGSVTAPSDRTGLPDAVVEAIRDEAVDCAETGTWIARTVTTDEGDVTVFVDGVEPAPEMLVFGGQPDTGPVSSLARHVGFAVTVATARGGHADPERFPAADEVVSLRPADLDEHVDERTAVVLMSHNKLDDELALASVLETDAPYVGLMGPRERFEQIREELAADGVEFTDEQLARVATPVGLDVGGGEPVQIALSIVSEALAVLNGRGGGRLRDREGAIHGEREIIVDD